The proteins below come from a single Thalassotalea ponticola genomic window:
- a CDS encoding TerB family tellurite resistance protein has translation MINRIRVFFKALQTDSMVGNTLSLEIATAVLLFEVMRADQTICDKEQAKVVALLQQTFSLDKQEVLEVLALAEDEVAHAHDLYKYTSLINSQFSLSQRIQIVESLWHLAYSDGQLDVIEEHVIRRIADLLHLRHGEFIECKLKVQNQQGIES, from the coding sequence ATGATCAACAGAATTCGAGTGTTTTTTAAAGCTTTACAAACAGATTCTATGGTGGGAAACACACTATCTCTCGAAATAGCAACCGCGGTGTTGTTATTTGAGGTAATGCGTGCTGACCAAACCATTTGCGACAAAGAACAAGCTAAAGTAGTCGCTTTGCTACAACAAACATTTAGTTTAGACAAGCAAGAAGTACTGGAAGTATTGGCATTAGCGGAAGATGAAGTCGCTCATGCTCATGATTTGTACAAGTATACATCGTTAATCAATAGTCAGTTTAGCTTGAGCCAACGGATCCAAATCGTTGAATCACTGTGGCACCTCGCCTATAGCGATGGGCAACTGGATGTAATTGAAGAGCACGTGATCAGAAGAATTGCTGATTTATTGCACCTTCGCCACGGTGAGTTTATCGAATGTAAGCTCAAGGTACAAAATCAGCAAGGTATTGAATCGTGA